One window of Pseudochaenichthys georgianus chromosome 18, fPseGeo1.2, whole genome shotgun sequence genomic DNA carries:
- the ache gene encoding acetylcholinesterase — protein sequence MQSSVLLLSPVLLLCLLIPICTSQSDGDLVVQTRSGPVRGTRIPVPDRNHVTAFLGIPFGEAPVGKLRFRPAEPKRSWTDVHEANNYPNACFQYVDMSFPGFQGSEMWNPNREMNEDCLYLNVWVPSSPRPHNLTVMVWIYGGGFYSGASSLDVYDGRYLAHSETVIVVSMNYRIGAFGFLALHGSPEAPGNVGLLDQRLALQWVQDNIHFFGGNPKQVTIFGESAGGASVGFHLLSPDSRPTFTRAILQSGVPNSPWASVSPAEARRRATLLAKLVGCNGGNDTELVDCLRGRSPQELIDHEWQVLPWSGLFRFSFVPVVDGEVLPDTPEAMLSSGNIKDTQVLLGVNQDEGSYFLLYGAPGFSKDNESLISREEFLAGVKLSVPHANDIGLEAVVLQYTDWMDENNGLKNREALDDIVGDQNVICPLAHFARSYAQHNALKSNMGGNPQGLYLYLFDHRASNLAWPEWMGVIHGYEIEFVFGLPLEKRLNYTLEEEKLSQRIMRYWANFARTGNPNVNHDGMMDSKKRWPLFTVSEQKHVGLNTEPMKVHKGLRNQMCAFWNRFLPRLLNITDNIDEAERQWKVEFHRWSSYMMHWKSQFDHYSKQERCTDL from the exons ATGCAGAGCTCCGTGCTTCTCCTTTCCCCGGTCCTCCTCCTGTGTCTCCTCATCCCCATCTGCACCTCCCAGAGCGACGGGGACCTCGTTGTGCAGACACGCAGCGGTCCAGTCCGCGGAACTCGCATACCGGTGCCAGACCGAAACCACGTCACCGCGTTCCTTGGCATCCCCTTTGGTGAAGCGCCAGTAGGGAAGCTGCGTTTCCGTCCGGCTGAGCCCAAGCGCTCTTGGACGGATGTGCATGAGGCCAACAACTACCCCAACGCCTGCTTCCAGTATGTGGACATGTCGTTCCCCGGCTTCCAAGGCAGCGAGATGTGGAACCCCAACAGAGAGATGAACGAGGACTGCCTGTACCTGAACGTCTGGGTGCCCTCCTCACCAAGACCTCACAACCTCACCGTCATGGTGTGGATCTACGGCGGAG GGTTCTACAGTGGTGCTTCCTCTCTGGACGTGTATGATGGCCGTTACCTAGCTCACAGTGAGACGGTCATTGTGGTTTCCATGAACTACCGTATCGGTGCCTTCGGCTTCCTCGCTCTGCACGGTTCCCCTGAGGCTCCTGGCAACGTGGGTCTGCTGGACCAGAGGCTGGCCCTGCAGTGGGTACAAGATAACATCCATTTCTTTGGTGGAAACCCCAAACAG GTGACCATCTTTGGTGAGAGTGCAGGAGGTGCTTCAGTAGGATTCCACCTTTTGTCTCCAGACAGCCGGCCTACCTTCACCAGGGCCATCCTCCAGAGCGGGGTCCCAAACTCCCCCTGGGCCTCGGTGAGCCCCGCGGAGGCCCGCAGACGGGCCACGCTGCTGGCCAAACTGGTTGGCTGCAATGGAGGCAACGACACAGAGCTGGTGGACTGTCTGCGCGGTAGATCCCCACAGGAGCTCATCGACCATGAGTGGCAG GTCCTGCCGTGGTCTGGCCTCTTCCGGTTTTCATTTGTCCCTGTTGTGGACGGAGAGGTCCTGCCCGACACTCCTGAGGCCATGCTCAGCTCAGGCAACATTAAAGACACTCAGGTCCTGCTCGGGGTCAACCAGGACGAGGGCTCCTACTTCCTGCTGTACGGAGCGCCCGGTTTCAGCAAGGACAACGAGAGCCTCATCTCCAGGGAGGAATTCCTGGCAG GTGTGAAGCTCAGCGTGCCACATGCTAACGACATTGGCCTGGAGGCAGTGGTGCTGCAGTATACGGACTGGATGGATGAGAATAACGGGTTGAAGAACCGGGAAGCCTTGGACGACATCGTGGGCGACCAAAATGTAATCTGCCCGCTGGCACACTTCGCTCGCTCCTACGCCCAGCACAACGCCCTGAAGTCTAACATGGGAGGGAACCCACAAG GCCTCTACCTCTACCTGTTCGACCACCGGGCGTCCAACCTGGCGTGGCCCGAGTGGATGGGAGTGATCCACGGCTACGAGATCGAGTTTGTGTTCGGGCTGCCCCTGGAGAAGAGACTCAACTACACCCTGGAGGAGGAGAAACTGAGCCAGCGCATCATGAGATACTGGGCCAACTTTGCACGAACTGG AAATCCCAATGTGAACCATGACGGGATGATGGACAGCAAGAAGCGCTGGCCTCTGTTCACCGTCAGCGAGCAGAAACACGTCGGACTCAACACTGAACCAATGAAGGTCCACAAAGGGCTGAGGAACCAAATGTGCGCCTTTTGGAACCGCTTCCTGCCACGCCTCCTCAACATCACCG ACAACATAGACGAGGCAGAGCGCCAGTGGAAGGTGGAGTTCCACCGCTGGTCCTCCTACATGATGCACTGGAAGAGCCAGTTCGACCACTACAGCAAGCAGGAGCGCTGCACTGACctctaa